Proteins from a genomic interval of Microbacterium imperiale:
- a CDS encoding aromatic ring-opening dioxygenase LigA — MSTTASPSADTVEAPVRRTGLVKILGILGMLGGVVLIIGGIVVWSLVSSQLRAENITVPDDAAAFQGQTVAGPFTAYVQADIIQHHALEASGGKTYAELGQDDPMRATMMNASFLRASLFTSVVSFGVAAFAMGVGILSIIFGFATHRLASAPVVVRRTAVTSG, encoded by the coding sequence ATGTCCACTACCGCAAGCCCCTCCGCCGACACGGTGGAAGCGCCCGTCCGCCGTACCGGCCTGGTCAAGATCCTGGGCATCCTGGGCATGCTCGGGGGCGTGGTGCTGATCATCGGCGGCATCGTCGTCTGGTCGCTCGTCTCGTCGCAGCTGCGCGCCGAGAACATCACCGTCCCCGATGACGCCGCGGCGTTCCAGGGACAGACTGTCGCCGGGCCGTTCACCGCATACGTGCAGGCCGACATCATCCAGCATCACGCGCTCGAGGCGTCGGGTGGCAAGACCTACGCCGAGCTGGGCCAGGACGACCCGATGCGCGCGACGATGATGAACGCGTCGTTCCTGCGGGCGTCGCTGTTCACCTCGGTGGTGTCGTTCGGTGTCGCCGCCTTCGCGATGGGGGTGGGTATCCTGTCGATCATCTTCGGCTTCGCGACCCATCGCCTGGCCTCGGCTCCGGTGGTCGTCCGCCGTACGGCGGTCACCTCCGGCTAG
- the trpD gene encoding anthranilate phosphoribosyltransferase, whose product MAQHAWRDILTDLLEGRDLSVSDATWAMREVMAGRATDAQLAGFLVALRAKGETVDEIVGFRDAILEAALPLPVPTDALDIVGTGGDRFGTVNVSTMASIVAAASGIPVVKHGNKAASSKSGSSDVLGALGIDLSLEPADVARVLGEAGITFAFASAFHPGFRHAGASRSELGIPTVFNFLGPLCNPARAEANAVGVAHLDRVPLITGVFRTRGATALVFRGDDGLDELTTTGHSRIWEVSRGDIHEHDLDPRDLGVPLARIEDLLGGDPDHNAQVVRRVLEGESGPVRDIVLLNAAAGIVSYRLWRDAAQVQRPILERLAEGMQTAAEAIDSGAAAGTLERWIAATKA is encoded by the coding sequence ATGGCTCAGCACGCATGGCGCGACATCCTGACGGACCTTCTCGAAGGGCGCGACCTCAGCGTGTCGGACGCCACGTGGGCTATGCGCGAGGTCATGGCGGGCCGTGCCACCGACGCCCAGCTGGCCGGCTTCCTCGTCGCGCTGCGCGCCAAGGGGGAGACCGTCGACGAGATCGTCGGGTTCCGCGACGCGATCCTCGAAGCGGCGCTGCCGCTGCCGGTTCCCACCGACGCGCTCGACATCGTGGGGACGGGTGGCGATCGGTTCGGAACGGTCAACGTGTCGACGATGGCGTCGATCGTCGCTGCTGCCAGCGGCATCCCCGTGGTCAAGCACGGGAACAAGGCGGCGAGCTCGAAATCAGGCTCCTCGGACGTGCTCGGCGCCCTCGGCATCGACCTCTCGCTCGAACCGGCCGACGTGGCGCGGGTTCTCGGCGAGGCGGGCATCACGTTCGCCTTCGCGTCGGCTTTCCACCCCGGGTTCCGCCATGCGGGCGCGAGTCGCTCCGAGCTCGGCATCCCGACCGTGTTCAACTTCCTCGGACCCCTGTGCAATCCGGCTCGGGCCGAAGCGAACGCCGTCGGTGTCGCGCACCTCGACCGCGTGCCGCTGATCACCGGCGTCTTCCGGACCCGCGGCGCGACCGCCCTGGTGTTCCGAGGCGACGACGGGCTCGACGAACTCACGACCACCGGCCACAGCCGGATCTGGGAAGTCAGCCGAGGCGACATCCACGAGCACGACCTCGACCCGCGGGACCTCGGCGTGCCCCTCGCGCGCATCGAGGATCTGCTCGGCGGTGATCCCGATCACAACGCGCAGGTGGTGCGCCGCGTGCTCGAGGGCGAGAGCGGCCCGGTGCGCGACATCGTGCTGCTCAACGCCGCAGCCGGGATCGTGTCGTACCGGCTGTGGCGGGATGCCGCGCAGGTGCAGCGTCCCATCCTCGAGCGTCTCGCGGAGGGCATGCAGACGGCCGCCGAGGCCATCGATTCCGGTGCGGCTGCGGGCACCCTGGAGCGCTGGATCGCCGCCACGAAGGCCTGA
- the ctaE gene encoding aa3-type cytochrome oxidase subunit III, with protein sequence MDAVTTTPATYSQALRSVKRPDPVAVGTIVWLGSEVMFFAGLFAIYFTLRNTSPELWADRTELLNIPFAAVNTLILVLSSVTAQIGVHNAEHFRPYRSGTIWNLRKWGMVEWFFLTFVMGAIFVSGQVWEYATLIAEGMPIQADSYASAFYITTGFHALHVTGGLVAFLLVIGRAFAVKNFGRKEMTSAIVVSYYWHFVDVVWLVLFAVIYFLK encoded by the coding sequence ATGGATGCCGTGACGACCACTCCAGCGACGTATTCCCAGGCCCTGCGCTCGGTCAAGCGGCCGGACCCGGTCGCCGTGGGCACCATCGTGTGGCTCGGCAGCGAGGTGATGTTCTTCGCGGGCCTCTTCGCGATCTACTTCACCCTGCGCAACACCTCTCCCGAGCTGTGGGCCGACCGCACCGAACTGCTGAACATCCCGTTCGCCGCGGTCAACACCCTCATCCTGGTGCTGTCGTCGGTCACGGCGCAGATCGGTGTCCACAACGCCGAGCACTTCCGCCCGTACCGCTCGGGCACGATCTGGAACCTGCGCAAGTGGGGCATGGTCGAGTGGTTCTTCCTCACCTTCGTGATGGGCGCCATCTTCGTGTCCGGTCAGGTCTGGGAGTACGCGACGCTCATCGCCGAGGGCATGCCGATCCAGGCTGACTCGTACGCCTCCGCGTTCTACATCACCACGGGCTTCCACGCGCTGCACGTCACCGGTGGCCTCGTGGCCTTCCTCCTCGTCATCGGGCGCGCCTTCGCCGTCAAGAACTTCGGCCGGAAAGAGATGACCTCCGCGATCGTCGTGTCGTACTACTGGCACTTCGTCGACGTGGTGTGGCTCGTCCTGTTCGCCGTCATCTACTTCCTGAAGTAA
- the qcrC gene encoding cytochrome bc1 complex diheme cytochrome c subunit, which yields MASKNPRRNGGRRSKWAAAALIGIGLLVTGGGYAGASAAMAAGDNTTQTSSTLTVEDGKKLFQANCATCHGLNLEGTNDGPSLYGVGELSVEFQVATGRMPLQMQGPQAPQKPVQFTQEQIEAIAAWVQSEAPGPTYPESEVLDGEGDVSHGAELFRINCAMCHNVAGAGGALTEGKYAPPLTTTSPLHMYAAMVTGPQNMPVFNDMTLTTEEKRDIISYLMIRPTENSPGGFSLGSLGPVSEGLFIWIFGIGALVAISVWITAKSN from the coding sequence ATGGCATCCAAGAACCCGCGCCGTAACGGAGGCCGCCGCAGCAAGTGGGCGGCCGCCGCGCTGATCGGCATCGGCCTGCTCGTCACCGGCGGCGGATACGCCGGCGCGTCCGCTGCGATGGCCGCGGGCGACAACACGACGCAGACCTCCTCCACGCTCACCGTCGAGGACGGCAAGAAGCTGTTCCAGGCCAACTGCGCCACCTGCCACGGGCTCAACCTCGAGGGCACGAACGACGGCCCGTCGCTGTACGGCGTCGGCGAGCTGTCGGTCGAGTTCCAGGTGGCCACGGGTCGTATGCCGCTGCAGATGCAGGGCCCTCAGGCTCCGCAGAAGCCGGTCCAGTTCACGCAGGAGCAGATCGAGGCCATCGCTGCCTGGGTGCAGTCCGAGGCCCCCGGCCCGACGTACCCCGAGTCCGAGGTGCTCGACGGCGAAGGTGACGTGTCGCACGGCGCCGAGCTCTTCCGCATCAACTGCGCGATGTGCCACAACGTCGCGGGTGCCGGTGGCGCACTCACGGAGGGCAAGTACGCTCCCCCGCTGACGACCACCTCGCCGCTGCACATGTACGCAGCCATGGTCACCGGGCCGCAGAACATGCCTGTCTTCAACGACATGACCCTCACCACCGAGGAGAAGCGCGACATCATCAGCTACCTGATGATCCGCCCGACCGAGAACTCGCCCGGCGGCTTCTCGCTCGGCTCCCTCGGCCCCGTCTCGGAGGGTCTGTTCATCTGGATCTTCGGCATCGGCGCCCTCGTCGCGATCTCGGTGTGGATCACCGCGAAATCGAACTGA
- the qcrA gene encoding cytochrome bc1 complex Rieske iron-sulfur subunit — protein MADEKAPEQVPASLVPSSGLAVAVSDPVHNPGLAPHRKRMTDKDPAAMARAVRTVYTLFYLSAAASIWAVAAYLIFPIESGLIADIRRNNLFIGLGIATALLAIGIGAIHWSKAVMRDTEFIEERHSTRGSESTRAAAVQVFADANEESGFGRRTMVRNSLFVALAASILPGVTLFRGLAPHSSPEHPHAGDPVYLLKHTMWEEGMRLAHDPTGKPIRAADLTLGSAVHVIPESLATLSHHDGYLEEKAKAIVLLMRLLPEQLNEADDRKDWSYDGIVAYSKVCTHVGCPVALYEQQTHHLLCPCHQSQFDVTNHAAVIFGPAARPLPQLPITVDDEGYLIARSDFTEPVGPSFWERH, from the coding sequence ATGGCTGACGAGAAGGCGCCCGAGCAGGTTCCTGCTTCCCTGGTGCCCTCATCGGGGCTCGCCGTCGCGGTGTCTGACCCGGTGCACAACCCCGGGCTCGCACCCCACCGCAAGCGCATGACCGACAAGGACCCGGCCGCCATGGCGCGCGCCGTGCGCACCGTGTACACGCTGTTCTACCTGTCGGCGGCAGCGAGCATCTGGGCGGTGGCCGCGTACCTCATCTTCCCCATCGAGAGCGGCCTCATCGCCGACATCCGACGGAACAACCTCTTCATCGGTCTCGGAATCGCCACCGCGCTCCTGGCCATCGGCATCGGCGCGATCCACTGGTCGAAGGCCGTCATGCGCGACACCGAGTTCATCGAGGAGCGCCACTCCACGCGCGGTAGCGAGAGCACCCGCGCCGCGGCCGTGCAGGTCTTCGCGGACGCGAACGAGGAGTCGGGCTTCGGTCGTCGCACGATGGTTCGCAACTCGCTGTTCGTGGCCCTCGCGGCGTCGATCCTGCCGGGTGTGACCCTGTTCCGCGGCCTGGCCCCGCACAGCTCCCCCGAGCACCCGCACGCCGGTGACCCCGTGTACCTGCTCAAGCACACGATGTGGGAAGAGGGCATGCGCTTGGCGCACGACCCGACCGGGAAGCCGATCCGCGCCGCCGACCTCACCCTCGGCTCCGCCGTGCACGTCATCCCCGAGTCCCTCGCGACGCTCTCGCACCACGACGGCTACCTCGAGGAGAAGGCCAAGGCGATCGTCCTGCTCATGCGCCTGCTCCCCGAGCAGCTGAACGAGGCCGACGACCGCAAGGACTGGTCGTACGACGGCATCGTCGCGTACTCGAAGGTCTGCACGCACGTCGGTTGCCCCGTGGCTCTGTACGAGCAGCAGACCCACCACCTGCTCTGCCCCTGCCACCAGTCGCAGTTCGACGTGACCAACCACGCCGCCGTCATCTTCGGCCCGGCTGCACGTCCGCTGCCCCAGCTCCCGATCACCGTCGACGACGAGGGCTACCTGATCGCACGCAGCGACTTCACCGAACCCGTCGGCCCGAGCTTCTGGGAGCGTCATTGA
- the qcrB gene encoding cytochrome bc1 complex cytochrome b subunit, translated as MSTSTHPTENVTTAPAVHADGPTRPADKPLGGKFVGGVANYLDERTSISGLVKELGRKIFPDHWSFMLGEIALWSFVVVLLSGTFLTFFFEASMAETHYYGAYAPMRGLEMSAAMASTLEISFDVRGGLLVRQLHHWAALVFVAGIGVHMLRVFFTGAFRKPRELNWVIGFILFILAMAEGFTGYSLPDDVLSGNGLRIIDGMIKGIPLIGTWTSFLLFGGEFPGTEIVGRLYALHILLLPAILVALLALHLMLMIVNKHTQFAGPARTNNNVVGYPMMPVYMSKMGGFFFIVFGVLVLVAALFTINPIWNYGPYDPSPVSAGTQPDWYIGFADGALRLIPPHWEFVLFDRTWSLNILVPLVGLGVFIVLVMVYPFIEAWITGDKREHHIAERPRNAATRTAIGAAGVTFYAVLWAAASSDIVATHFHLTMEGVIHALQALLFVGPVVAYFVTKRICIALQKKDREIALHGFESGRIVRLPGGEYIEVHQPVDEYELVKLVDYTTNAPLVVRPNDKGRIPWHENLRAGLSRWFFEDRLTPLTQAELDAARAHAHHDLEHIAEEEQAELRGAHERAGVPEAPLHPIEDGKGVETANRPSNVIVPDEDDEDADGKGSRKS; from the coding sequence TTGAGCACCTCCACCCACCCCACGGAGAACGTCACCACCGCTCCTGCGGTTCACGCTGACGGACCGACCCGCCCCGCGGACAAGCCGCTCGGCGGCAAGTTCGTCGGCGGCGTCGCGAACTACCTCGACGAGCGCACGAGCATCTCGGGCCTGGTCAAGGAACTCGGCCGCAAGATCTTCCCCGACCACTGGTCGTTCATGCTCGGCGAGATCGCACTGTGGTCCTTCGTCGTCGTCCTGCTCTCGGGAACGTTCCTGACGTTCTTCTTCGAGGCGTCGATGGCTGAGACCCACTACTACGGCGCCTACGCCCCGATGCGAGGTCTCGAGATGTCGGCCGCGATGGCCTCCACCCTCGAGATCTCGTTCGACGTCCGCGGCGGTCTGCTGGTCCGCCAGCTGCACCACTGGGCCGCCCTCGTCTTCGTCGCCGGAATCGGCGTGCACATGCTGCGCGTCTTCTTCACCGGCGCGTTCCGCAAGCCCCGCGAGCTGAACTGGGTGATCGGCTTCATCCTCTTCATCCTCGCGATGGCCGAGGGCTTCACCGGCTACTCGCTGCCTGACGATGTCCTCTCGGGCAATGGTCTGCGCATCATCGACGGCATGATCAAGGGCATCCCGCTGATCGGCACCTGGACCTCGTTCCTCCTCTTCGGTGGCGAGTTCCCGGGCACCGAGATCGTCGGCCGCCTCTACGCGCTGCACATCCTGCTGCTGCCCGCGATCCTCGTCGCGCTGCTCGCGCTGCACCTGATGCTGATGATCGTCAACAAGCACACGCAGTTCGCCGGCCCTGCTCGGACCAACAACAACGTCGTCGGTTACCCGATGATGCCGGTCTACATGTCGAAGATGGGTGGCTTCTTCTTCATCGTCTTCGGTGTGCTGGTCCTCGTCGCGGCCCTGTTCACGATCAACCCGATCTGGAACTACGGCCCGTACGACCCCTCCCCCGTGTCGGCTGGTACGCAGCCCGACTGGTACATCGGCTTCGCGGACGGCGCCCTGCGTCTCATCCCGCCGCACTGGGAGTTCGTGCTGTTCGACCGCACGTGGTCGCTGAACATCCTCGTTCCGCTCGTCGGCCTCGGTGTGTTCATCGTCCTGGTCATGGTCTACCCCTTCATCGAGGCGTGGATCACGGGCGACAAGCGCGAGCACCACATCGCGGAGCGTCCGCGCAACGCGGCCACGCGTACTGCCATCGGTGCCGCCGGTGTGACGTTCTACGCGGTCCTGTGGGCAGCGGCATCCTCCGACATCGTGGCGACGCACTTCCACCTCACGATGGAAGGCGTGATCCACGCGCTGCAGGCCCTGCTGTTCGTCGGCCCGGTCGTCGCCTACTTCGTCACGAAGCGCATCTGCATCGCGCTGCAGAAGAAGGACCGCGAGATCGCGCTGCACGGCTTCGAGTCCGGCCGCATCGTCCGCCTGCCCGGTGGCGAGTACATCGAGGTCCACCAGCCCGTCGACGAGTACGAGCTCGTGAAGCTCGTGGACTACACGACGAACGCTCCCCTGGTGGTGCGGCCGAACGACAAGGGCCGCATTCCGTGGCACGAGAACCTGCGTGCGGGCCTCTCGCGCTGGTTCTTCGAGGACCGCCTCACGCCGCTCACGCAGGCGGAGCTGGATGCCGCTCGCGCCCACGCTCATCACGACCTCGAGCACATCGCCGAGGAGGAGCAGGCAGAGCTCCGGGGCGCCCATGAGCGCGCCGGCGTGCCGGAGGCTCCTCTGCACCCCATCGAGGATGGCAAGGGCGTGGAGACGGCGAACCGCCCCTCCAACGTGATCGTCCCCGATGAGGACGACGAGGATGCCGACGGCAAGGGATCGCGGAAGAGCTGA
- a CDS encoding rhodanese-like domain-containing protein, protein MTDALTYFTAKLEHETDPSDVFEAQRAGEEFVLVDVRSSDAWAQGHAVGAIHLPRPEIASRATAEIDRDVEVIVYCWSPGCNGGTRAAIEFAKLGYRVREMIGGFEYWAREGYPVANANGPLPRTYDPLVALVRS, encoded by the coding sequence ATGACCGATGCACTCACCTACTTCACGGCAAAGCTCGAGCACGAGACCGACCCCTCGGACGTGTTCGAGGCACAACGCGCCGGCGAGGAGTTCGTTCTCGTCGACGTCCGCAGTTCGGATGCCTGGGCTCAAGGCCACGCCGTGGGGGCCATCCACCTGCCCCGCCCCGAGATTGCCAGCCGCGCGACGGCCGAGATCGACCGCGACGTTGAGGTCATCGTGTACTGCTGGAGCCCGGGCTGCAACGGCGGCACCCGCGCTGCCATCGAGTTCGCCAAGCTCGGATACCGCGTCCGCGAAATGATCGGCGGATTCGAGTACTGGGCGCGTGAGGGCTACCCCGTCGCGAACGCCAACGGCCCCCTCCCCCGCACCTACGACCCCCTGGTCGCCCTCGTACGCTCCTGA
- a CDS encoding cytochrome c oxidase subunit 4, with protein MKTNINLWWVLTGFFFAVFITYTVWSLVAHTDQGVWWHRIEWVGSTALLFTGFMGAMIAFYVSRVHKAQGGELPEDSLTADIDDGDPEIGEFSPWSWWPLVLAFAAAVFIIGLAVGQFLLPIGFAIFVVAIVGWVYEYYRGYFAR; from the coding sequence GTGAAGACCAACATCAACCTCTGGTGGGTGCTCACCGGCTTCTTCTTCGCGGTGTTCATCACCTACACCGTGTGGAGCCTCGTCGCCCACACTGACCAGGGCGTCTGGTGGCACCGCATCGAGTGGGTCGGATCGACCGCGCTGCTGTTCACCGGCTTCATGGGCGCGATGATCGCGTTCTACGTGTCGCGCGTGCACAAGGCTCAGGGCGGGGAACTGCCCGAGGACTCGCTCACCGCTGACATCGACGACGGTGACCCCGAGATCGGCGAGTTCAGCCCGTGGTCCTGGTGGCCGCTCGTCCTGGCCTTCGCGGCTGCCGTGTTCATCATCGGTCTCGCGGTCGGTCAGTTCCTGCTCCCGATCGGTTTCGCGATCTTCGTGGTCGCGATCGTCGGCTGGGTCTACGAGTACTACCGCGGTTACTTCGCGCGCTGA
- the ctaD gene encoding aa3-type cytochrome oxidase subunit I, whose product MATTLPLQGEQPAGRPTTLPPRQAALLSASRVEQKGNIIVKWITSTDHKTIGYMYLIASVLFFLLGGVMALIIRAELFEPGMQVVPTKEQYNQLFTMHGTIMLLMFATPLFAGFANAILPLQLGAPDVAFPRLNAFAFWLFLFGSIIAISGFLTPQGAASFGWFAYQPLANATFSPGAGGNLWMLGLGLSGFGTILGAVNFITTIITMRAPGLTMWRMSIFSWNTLVTSILVLMAFPVLAAAIFAAASDRVLGSHIYDPANGGVLLWQHLFWFFGHPEVYIIALPFFGIVSEILPVFSRKPIFGYKTLIYATIAIAALSVAVWAHHMYVTGAVLLPFFALMTMLIAVPTGVKIFNWIGTMWRGSVTFETPMVFTLGFLVSFVFGGLTGVILASPPLDFHLSDSYFVVAHFHYVVFGTVVFAMFAGFYFWWPKWTGRMLNERLGMVHFWMLFIGFHMTFLIQHWLGVDGMVRRYADYSAADGWTWQNQVSTIGAIVLGASMIPFFLNVWITSRSAPKVTVNDPWGYGASLEWATSCPPPRHNFTSIPRIRSERPAFDLNHPEAAIPVGVGPAKDAPDAPVVDVADGEVK is encoded by the coding sequence ATGGCGACGACACTTCCGCTCCAGGGCGAACAGCCTGCGGGCCGCCCGACCACCCTGCCTCCTCGACAGGCGGCGCTGCTCAGCGCGTCGCGCGTCGAGCAGAAGGGCAACATCATCGTCAAGTGGATCACCTCCACCGACCACAAGACGATCGGGTACATGTACCTGATCGCCTCGGTGCTGTTCTTCCTCCTGGGCGGCGTGATGGCCCTCATCATCCGTGCGGAGCTGTTCGAGCCCGGGATGCAGGTCGTGCCGACCAAGGAGCAGTACAACCAGCTGTTCACGATGCACGGCACGATCATGCTGCTCATGTTCGCGACCCCGCTCTTCGCCGGCTTCGCCAACGCGATCCTGCCGCTGCAGCTCGGCGCTCCCGACGTCGCGTTCCCGCGACTGAACGCGTTCGCCTTCTGGCTGTTCCTCTTCGGCTCGATCATCGCGATCTCGGGCTTCCTCACCCCGCAGGGTGCGGCCTCGTTCGGATGGTTCGCGTATCAGCCCCTCGCTAACGCCACGTTCTCACCCGGTGCCGGTGGCAACCTGTGGATGCTCGGCCTCGGTCTGAGCGGCTTCGGCACGATCCTCGGTGCGGTGAACTTCATCACCACGATCATCACGATGCGTGCGCCCGGCCTCACCATGTGGCGAATGTCGATCTTCTCGTGGAACACGCTGGTCACCAGCATCCTGGTCCTGATGGCGTTCCCGGTGCTCGCCGCGGCGATCTTCGCGGCCGCATCCGACCGTGTTCTCGGCTCCCACATCTACGACCCGGCCAACGGCGGCGTCCTGCTCTGGCAGCACCTGTTCTGGTTCTTCGGGCACCCCGAGGTGTACATCATCGCGCTGCCGTTCTTCGGCATCGTGTCCGAGATCCTGCCGGTGTTCAGCCGCAAGCCGATCTTCGGATACAAGACGCTGATCTACGCCACGATCGCGATCGCGGCCCTCTCGGTCGCGGTGTGGGCGCACCACATGTACGTCACGGGCGCCGTCCTGCTGCCGTTCTTCGCCCTCATGACGATGCTCATCGCCGTTCCGACGGGCGTGAAGATCTTCAACTGGATCGGCACGATGTGGCGCGGATCGGTCACGTTCGAGACCCCGATGGTGTTCACCCTGGGCTTCCTCGTGTCGTTCGTCTTCGGTGGCCTCACCGGCGTCATCCTCGCCTCGCCGCCGCTCGACTTCCACCTGTCGGACTCGTACTTCGTCGTGGCGCACTTCCACTACGTCGTCTTCGGCACCGTCGTGTTCGCGATGTTCGCGGGCTTCTACTTCTGGTGGCCGAAGTGGACCGGCCGGATGCTCAACGAGCGCCTCGGAATGGTGCACTTCTGGATGCTGTTCATCGGCTTCCACATGACGTTCCTCATCCAGCACTGGCTGGGCGTCGACGGCATGGTCCGCCGCTACGCCGACTACTCGGCCGCCGACGGTTGGACGTGGCAGAACCAGGTCTCCACGATCGGCGCGATCGTCCTCGGTGCCTCGATGATCCCGTTCTTCCTGAACGTCTGGATCACCTCGCGCAGCGCGCCGAAGGTGACCGTGAACGATCCCTGGGGCTACGGCGCATCTCTCGAGTGGGCAACCAGCTGCCCGCCGCCGCGCCACAACTTCACGTCGATCCCGCGCATCCGCAGCGAGCGTCCGGCCTTCGACCTGAACCACCCCGAGGCCGCCATCCCGGTCGGCGTGGGCCCCGCGAAGGACGCCCCCGATGCGCCGGTTGTGGATGTCGCCGATGGAGAGGTGAAGTAA
- the ctaC gene encoding aa3-type cytochrome oxidase subunit II, with protein sequence MRFKRRLRWAVIPLGIVTAVSLAACTPTELNGYLPGFTEDGTPATNRTEMVSGLWVNSWIVLLAVGVITWGLMAFAAIAYRRRRGQTGLPVQLRYNMPIEIFYTIVPLILVIGFFAFTARDQSIIETQYEDPDVSITAIGKQWAWDFQYNGEEEDNSDAVWTMGVQAQPAANGDRDESALPTLVLPVNKTVKINLQSRDVQHSFWVIDFLYKKDMYPGRDTNSWSFVPTREGTFAGKCAELCGEYHSMMLFNVEVVSEQEYEDYLQTLRDADQTGDINDVYDRLQNFPGTGAVTETAEGSH encoded by the coding sequence GTGCGCTTCAAACGCCGCCTCCGCTGGGCCGTGATCCCGCTCGGGATCGTCACGGCAGTCTCCCTCGCAGCTTGTACACCGACGGAGCTGAACGGCTACCTCCCGGGCTTCACCGAAGACGGCACGCCCGCCACCAACCGCACCGAGATGGTCTCCGGCCTCTGGGTGAACTCGTGGATCGTCCTCCTCGCGGTGGGTGTCATCACGTGGGGGCTCATGGCCTTCGCCGCCATCGCCTACCGTCGTCGGCGCGGCCAGACCGGTCTTCCGGTCCAGCTCCGGTACAACATGCCGATCGAGATCTTCTACACGATCGTGCCGCTGATCCTCGTGATCGGGTTCTTCGCGTTCACCGCGCGCGACCAGTCGATCATCGAGACCCAGTACGAGGACCCCGACGTGTCGATCACCGCGATCGGCAAGCAGTGGGCGTGGGACTTCCAGTACAACGGCGAAGAGGAAGACAACTCCGACGCGGTCTGGACGATGGGTGTCCAGGCGCAGCCGGCCGCCAACGGCGACCGTGACGAATCCGCACTGCCCACGCTGGTCCTGCCCGTCAACAAGACGGTGAAGATCAACCTGCAGTCGCGCGACGTCCAGCACTCCTTCTGGGTCATCGACTTCCTCTACAAGAAGGACATGTACCCCGGACGCGACACCAACTCGTGGTCGTTCGTCCCCACCCGCGAGGGTACGTTCGCCGGCAAGTGCGCCGAGCTCTGCGGTGAATACCACTCGATGATGCTCTTCAACGTCGAGGTCGTCTCCGAGCAGGAGTACGAGGACTACCTCCAGACGCTGCGCGACGCCGACCAGACCGGCGACATCAACGACGTCTACGACCGCCTGCAGAACTTCCCGGGCACGGGAGCGGTCACCGAAACAGCCGAGGGAAGCCACTGA
- the erpA gene encoding iron-sulfur cluster insertion protein ErpA: MTDIATSETVRAHGVSLTDEAALKVKSLLSQENRDDLRLRVAVQPGGCSGLIYQLYFDERFLDGDQTVDFDGVEVIVDDMSVPYLDGATIDFKDTISEQGFTIDNPNAAGSCACGDSFH; this comes from the coding sequence ATGACCGACATCGCCACGTCCGAAACCGTCCGTGCGCACGGCGTCTCGCTGACCGATGAGGCGGCGCTCAAGGTGAAGAGCCTGCTCTCGCAGGAGAACCGTGACGACCTGCGTCTGCGCGTCGCCGTCCAGCCGGGTGGATGCAGCGGACTCATCTACCAGCTCTACTTCGACGAGCGCTTCCTCGACGGCGACCAGACGGTCGACTTCGACGGCGTCGAGGTCATCGTCGACGACATGTCCGTCCCGTACCTCGACGGGGCGACCATCGACTTCAAGGACACGATCTCGGAGCAGGGCTTCACGATCGACAACCCCAACGCCGCGGGGTCCTGCGCGTGCGGTGACAGCTTCCACTGA